AAAATCTTTTGAACATAAGTAGTTTGATTAGAATCATTCATACGTACACAGTAAAATTGAAATTCTTGTATTGAAGTTTAATTTTTGACTTATTTAATCGATTATTTAATACTTTTAAAAATTCGTGATTTTTTAATAGGCCTTTcatctaaattttttattattattcacCACATATTATATAATGTTTCTTTGTTTGCTTTAATGAGTGTGGGAAGATAACGCCATTTTTCAGCTGTAAGGAGTAGAAGAGTTAGGAGCATAGTAATTTTTCCTTCTCGACTGTGAACCCTTTTATTTTCTTGCAAGTATTCATTTTTGTTTCAATATATATACTATGAAGGTATGATGTATTTTTACACGTGTAGGCTGATGCATTTTTAATGTTCTAACATGTTTGAAAAAATTTAAGAACTCCatgtttatattttaatataatattgagATATTTAACTTCTACCTTTCTTAAGAAATTATAATGGGCGATTCACAAACAAAATATAATTTGTGGACGACTGAGGAGagcaataaattattaaaactcATGGTCTGCTTGATTCGTAAAACATTTGGTCGATCACATtacaatataattttttatatattgctTGATTCGTAAAACATTTGGTCGATCACACTACAATACTAGTCAAAAGTTCAACAAGATGTTGTGAGCATTAAACAGCATTGCAGTAGATATGATGGCTAAACTTGAATCAGCTGTACCAGAAATAATAAGAGGGAGTACAAGATTCTACCCTTACTTTAAAGTAAGTAatgaaattattatattattatttttgttgtttttattgttgtaactattgttattgctattCATGTTGTTGGTGCAGGATTGCATTGGAGCTATTGATGGAACTCATATTCCAGCGAAAGTGTGTGGGCATGACAATAACAGTTATCGTAATCGCCATGAAGTAATTTCTATTTTGGTAGCTTGTAACTTTGATTTAGAATTCATTTACGTACTCAGCGGATGGGAGGGATCTGCCCATGATTCACACGTATTGACTGTTGCTTTATCAAGAATAATGGACTTAAAGTGccacaaaatatatatttgtttcCTATATATTACATGACtacttatattttttttatttccaaaGATTATGTATATTATTCATTAGTTAATTAACTTTACAAATATGATTTGATAGGTAAATATTTTTTAGTGGATGATGGATATCCAATTCGACGTCAATTCTTGACTCTTTTCGAGGTGTACGTTATCATCTTCAGAATTCACAGGTCAAGGTCGTCACCCTGAAGATGCTAAAGAGTTGTTCAATCTTCGTCATGCTTCTTTGAGGAATGTTATAGAGCGGACATTTGGTATATTTAAATCACGGTTCAAAATATTCAAGATGGCTCCTCCATTTCCATATACGACCCAAACAGAGCTTGTATTGGCTTGTGCTGGATTACacaattttcttcaaaacaagTGTCGATGTGATGAatttcaagttgaaccagataATGAAGCTCAATTGTCTTCATCGGCACAAGTTTATGAAGATGACAACTTTGATCAGTTATTTGATACTCAAGAACAACAACGAGCAAAAGCTAATGTATGGAGGGATACCATAGCCAATGGAATGTAGAGCGATATTGATCAAATTGTCAATaatgattatatattttttttatataaaagttTACTGATTATTTTGATTGttcatttaattaaattttattatgaacttataaaaatattgttcgttaatatgttgaattgacataaagaattaaaattttgatttcaataaattggatagttcatttgtcgtttttcacaaattaaatttatttaacctTTAAGTAAGTAAAATTCatttacattttcataaataaaaaaaaataaaattgaagagGTTATACatgtccaataattatttaaaagaaattaataaaaaaataaattacaattataaattacaaaaatcatataattctatagaaaagtttataaaagtctacaaaaatcttgaaaaaagTCTATAAGAGTCTATGAAATATGTTTTACAATTCTATGAGATTCTATAAAAGTCAATTAAAATCCATCAACTCCACAAAAGTccactttttaaaaaaagtctATAAAAGTATAAAATAAATACACCCTGTCCCTCCTTAGTTTGGGCATATCCACATCGGTCATCTCCTGACCTAGATATATTTGCTTGTATAATAGTAAAACTACAAAGTACGTGGAAATATTTGACTCACCAGACCGAATTTGAGATGCATGAAATTTTTGGCATCATCAGTATTTATTAATTTCATCGTCTAATCCGTTGGTTTCTTTTATATTCAAAGTTCAAGATAATTTATTTCTTCGAATAAAATTCGAACTCATCTAAGTTCGACCTCAAATACCGAAGTATCCATCAGTCGAGTCGAGCTTGAATAAACCCATCCCGACAGTAGCAACCTTGAAAAGGCAACTCATAAACAGTCGTCCAGTCCGAACATCTGAAATATGctcaaataaacaaaaaaaaaaaaaattaatgaataaAAGTTGATACTCTACATAAAATCCCCAAGAATCACGAAAGAATGTATACTTTGTCTTTGCCTCAAGGCTTGGAGTATAGACCatacaaaacaaaataaatgatAACATCTCCTGACCGATGGTCCAGACGATTTTAGTTTCCCTGAAAACTCATGGAAATTGAAAAGACCCTCCGATTTCGTTACTCCCGGCCGGCGGAGAAATCGCAACCCAGAGAAGAGAAATTGTGATTGCTATAAGTCCTGACCAGACAAACACTATAGTCGGTGTCCGACCTCTTCGTCCCATCAACCCTTTAGCGAATGGATACAAATGAGCTAAAACCCAGAAGCTAAAGAAAACGCCCCCAAGCAAACGGCTCCACTGTGGGATGGCACTGTAAATCGTCCTGCTGACGCCCACCGCTATAGCAATCAAGTTTGTTATCATGATAGTAATGGGGGGAATCATTAGAGACGACcattttaagatataaagatCAGCAAAGTCATCGTCATTGTCATCTCCACCGGATTTTGATGTCAGTGTGAATGAAATTTCGATTCCAGCCACCACCTTCAGTAGCCCTTGTAGCACAGCAGCGAGATGAGCACTTGTTCCTCCGATCAACCAGAATTGCTCATTCCTCCACCAGTCTTCGAGATTTATACCAGACCACTTGATTTCGAGCACAGCTAACATGCAGAGAGTTAAGGTAATTACAAGAAGGTAAGTCAAGAATGTGACGTTCAGAGTTTGGACAATGAATTGACCGGAGAAGAGTGACAATGCCGGGAGGAAACAGTAGACAATCAGAAACAAGGACGTAAACGGATAGATGCCCACATTAAGATAAGCCACCCTTTGTAGAAGTTTCATCTTAGGACTGGCTAGAAGTGCATTATTTCGTGAAAAAAAGATCTCAACTGAACCGGTGGCCCATCGAAGCACTTGATGAAGCCTGTCTGTCAGGTTAATAGGTGCAGTTCCACGAAAAGCGTCCCTCTTGGTGACGCAATATATAGACCTCCACCCTCGGTTGTGCATGCGGTATCCTGTCACCACATCTTCTGTCACTGAGCCGTAAATCCACCCCACCCGATTGCCCCAT
This region of Primulina eburnea isolate SZY01 chromosome 14, ASM2296580v1, whole genome shotgun sequence genomic DNA includes:
- the LOC140811264 gene encoding uncharacterized protein; the protein is MAKLESAVPEIIRGSTRFYPYFKDCIGAIDGTHIPAKVCGHDNNSYQFTGQGRHPEDAKELFNLRHASLRNVIERTFGIFKSRFKIFKMAPPFPYTTQTELVLACAGLHNFLQNKCRCDEFQVEPDNEAQLSSSAQVYEDDNFDQLFDTQEQQRAKANVWRDTIANGM